One window of the Podospora pseudopauciseta strain CBS 411.78 chromosome 4, whole genome shotgun sequence genome contains the following:
- a CDS encoding hypothetical protein (EggNog:ENOG503NXG3; COG:E), whose translation MALIIDGYDKFAAFITWHPSVQFIHLQWTDYTSTVRVRILTLRHFQALLEAKTNLALCRHYLCLIDIGLPLTNVDPGRPAGQSFLLPDFNTIHLCPSLNTAEEHAVLLCYFGNGTPLHQEIHHSPLTLSAPFCPRRALLQAIQAGEEIGLYFRVGFELEFSAVQPKHSAKTAEIHASSGLRAIESFMLPVLSTITKQLESAANVPVEQFHCEGSDNAYELVLGHLPPMEAVDGLVTAKETTRRVCRENGIEVLFNPTMPEINGLHTNISVQSLRGEVGEVEESFLAGVMQHLGALCAFAMPRPEGYARTRAGQWCAGRWVSWGTDNREGPVRKRGRV comes from the coding sequence ATGGCTCTCATCATCGATGGTTACGATAAATTTGCGGCCTTCATCACGTGGCACCCATCAGTACAATTCATCCATCTTCAATGGACAGACtacacctccaccgtccgGGTCCGGATTCTCACCCTCCGCCACTTCCAGGCCCTTCTCGAAGCCAAAACAAACCTTGCCCTGTGCCGACACTATCTGTGCCTCATTGACATCGGGCTCCCACTCACAAACGTCGACCCTGGCCGCCCTGCAGGACAgagcttcctcctccccgacttcaacaccatccaccTTTGCCCGAGCCTGAACACCGCAGAAGAACACGCCGTTCTTTTATGCTACTTTGGCAACGgaacccccctccatcaagaaatccaccactcccccctcaccctttCCGCCCCCTTCTGCCCCCGCCGCGCTCTGCTCCAAGCCATTCAAGCAGGCGAGGAAATCGGCCTCTACTTCCGAGTCGGCTTCGAGCTCGAATTCAGCGCCGTTCAGCCCAAACACAGTGCCAAAACAGCAGAAATCCAcgcctcctccggcctccGCGCCATAGAGTCCTTCATGCTCCCCGTGCtatccaccatcaccaaacagCTCGAGTCCGCGGCAAACGTCCCTGTTGAACAGTTCCACTGCGAGGGAAGCGACAATGCCTACGAGCTAGTGCTAGGCCACTTGCCCCCCATGGAAGCAGTAGATGGTCTCGTCACCGCCAAGGAGACCACCCGACGAGTGTGTAGGGAGAATGGGATTGAGGTGCTGTTTAATCCCACCATGCCCGAGATCAACGGGTTGCACACGAATATTTCGGTGCAGAGTCTGcggggtgaggttggggaggtggaggagagtTTTCTTGCTGGGGTGATGCAGCATTTGGGGGCGTTGTGCGCGTTTGCTATGCCTAGGCCGGAGGGGTATGCCCGGACGAGGGCGGGGCAGTGGTGcgcggggaggtgggtttcTTGGGGGACGGATAACAGGGAGGGGCCGGttaggaagagggggagggtgtga
- a CDS encoding hypothetical protein (COG:S; EggNog:ENOG503P2CK), whose protein sequence is MSINPRSFKDQATLPCIMLPPSKSPKSFDRDDVIEKIENHFNKRSTQTFRSIALYGIGGAGKTHVAIKYAQARYKQHKINAVLWVEAETKIKVKQSFSDIAGRLQLPGYVPHNHDDNRLLVMTWLQQTMLKNVGENKLMIQIQIIAEAKWLIVYDNVESFDVLVTHWPNLAANGHALITTRNTDLAWEPAEVGIEVETWDIDNGAKCIIHLLADHISADVLASQFNSALELSERLSGHALALDRMAGVIHKRGWTIGQLVEIYDRAPEFGQNGIGPVWQISFQNLSVNASSILAVISCCSADRIPEMLFQPGEPGKLATELPWCGDVLT, encoded by the exons ATGTCCATCAACCCACGCTCGTTCAAAGACCAGGCCACTCTACCGTGCATCATGTTGCCTCCTTCAAAAAGTCCCAAGTCCTTTGACCGCGATGATGTGATTGAGAAGATCGAGAATCATTTCAACAAGAGGTCCACCCAGACTTTTCGATCCATCGCCTTGTATGGCATTGGTGGCGCGGGCAAAACACATGTGGCTATCAAGTATGCCCAAGCTCGATACAAGCAACATAAAATTAATGCGGTGCTTTGGGTTGAGGCGGAGACAAAGATCAAGGTCAAGCAAAGCTTTTCCGATATTGCGGGAAGACTCCAGCTGCCAGGCTATGTTCCTCACAACCATGACGACAACCGGCTGCTTGTTATGACCTGGTTGCAACAGACGA TGTTGAAGAATGTGGGAGAAAACAAACTGATGATTCAAATTCAAATCATTGCAGAGGCCAAATGGTTGATAGTCTACGACAATGTAGAATCTTTCGACGTCCTCGTCACGCACTGGCCCAACCTAGCGGCAAATGGTCACGCCTTGATCACCACTCGCAACACCGATCTTGCCTGGGAGCCAGCAGAAGTCGGAATTGAAGTTGAGACTTGGGACATCGACAACGGCGCCAAGTGTATTATCCATCTACTCGCCGATCACATCAGCGCCGATGTCTTGGCCAGCCAGTTCAACTCAGCGCTAGAGCTCTCAGAGAGGCTCAGCGGCCACGCTTTGGCTCTAGACAGGATGGCGGGTGTTATTCACAAGCGCGGCTGGACCATAGGCCAGCTGGTCGAGATCTATGACCGCGCCCCGGAGTTTGGACAGAACGGTATCGGCCCAGTCTGGCAGATCTCTTTTCAGAACTTGAGCGTCAATGCGAGTTCGATTCTGGCGGTCATCTCGTGCTGCAGTGCGGATCGGATACCGGAGATGCTCTTTCAGCCCGGAGAACCGGGAAAGTTGGCAACGGAGCTGCCGTGGTGTGGAGATGTTTTGACGTGA
- a CDS encoding hypothetical protein (EggNog:ENOG503PQVB), with protein MDTKELEQFFQETWASRAARCMTKIKDREDKRNVRSFRSYDDIIEHLINDPDEPFPDSVLEELSMIRPRLVEFRDFSKIFAEKLGPKLDPSLFWGLMGTLVVAAQIEGDATRRMTQEIKKLSRNVETLRGYSTAGEDLSNKAKEAVFETFVVATNFFADAIEFLRDEEHFARSRSAGSLETPRRYLRNNLS; from the exons ATGGACACCAAAGAGTT AGAGCAGTTCTTCCAGGAGACATGGGCGTCCCGAGCGGCAAGATGCATGACAAAGATCAAAGATCGTGAGGATAAGCGAAACGTTCGAAGCTTTCGCAGCTACGACGATATCATAGAACATCTCATCAATGACCCTGATGAACCATTCCCCGATTCTGTTCTTGAGGAGCTATCCATGATCCGCCCTCGACTTGTCGAGTTTCGAGACTTTAGCAAGATCTTCGCGGAGAAACTCGGACCAAAGCTCGACCCTAGCTTGTTCTGGGGATTGATGGGGACACTTGTT GTAGCGGCGCAGATAGAGGGAGACGCCACTCGACGGATGACACAGGAAATCAAGAAGCTCAGTCGAAACGTCGAGACGCTACGAGGATACAGCACAGCCGGGGAGGACCTATCCAATAAAGCCAAAGAGGCTGTCTTCGAGACGTTTGTGGTGGCTACCAACTTCTTTGCGGATGCCATTGAGTTCCTCCGGGACGAAGAGCATTTTGCCCGGTCCCGTTCCGCCG GATCCCTGGAGACGCCTCGAAGATATTTGCGAAATAACCTCTCGTGA
- a CDS encoding hypothetical protein (EggNog:ENOG503PMRH), which translates to MEPEPKPQVRKRDPAFPSPGAVSIVSHEQPAGVPHSDFSVGGLPLQIELSFPGQWENLKDKEFDVINLWRPLHGPNFDWPLTLLDFASVEPDDMILNDDLHRDRAMENTLLHFNEKHRWYFVNGQTVDDVLVFRIVDSTGKRARGFHCAANNPNTPPGQMRTSIEIRIVAVR; encoded by the exons ATGGAACCTGAACCAAAACCCCAGGTCCGAAAACGCGACCCagccttcccctccccggGTGCAGTCTCCATCGTGAGCCACGAACAACCGGCAGGCGTCCCGCACAGTGACTTCTCCGTCGGGGGTCTGCCCCTGCAGATCGAACTTTCCTTTCCGGGGCAGTGGGAGAACTTGAAGGACAAGGAGTTTGACGTCATCAA CCTCTGGCGCCCCCTCCACGGCCCAAACTTCGACTGGCCCCTCACCCTCTTAGACTTTGCCTCAGTCGAACCAGACGACATGATTCTCAACGACGACCTGCACCGCGACCGGGCAATGGAGAACACGCTCCTTCACTTCAACGAGAAGCACAGGTGGTATTTTGTCAACGGGCAGACGGTGGACGACGTGCTCGTTTTCAGGATCGTCGACTCAACGGGAAAGAGGGCGa GGGGCTTTCATTGCGCTGCTAATAACCCGAATACGCCTCCTGGACAGATGAGGACTAGTATTGAGATTAGGATAGTGGCTGTTCGATGA
- the RPO31 gene encoding DNA-directed RNA polymerase III subunit C1 (rpo31) (COG:K; EggNog:ENOG503NXKP) gives MESEVEAGRASENRKTLVKDQLPKRFKALKFGIQSTQDILNQGVLEVSDNLLYDVENNRAPFKHGPLDPRLGTSSPKPDAKCHTCHQDLMGCPGHFGHVKLPLPVFHIGYLKYIQATLQNICKSCSRILLTNEERRRFLRSLRREQDNMARTAVLKRINEQCRKVRNCYHCGDLQGTIRKLSCMKLVHDKFVAYNKSTAQKKVAPESKIEFDASFESAKAHFAELGKHTRRAMDDMHPLKVLNLFKEINSVDCELLGLDPAEGRPEMFLWRYLPAPPLCIRPSVAQESASNEDDITTKLAEIVIYSAHLREAMLKGAPLPSLMEQWEFLQLQVGMYVNSDVPGLVQQGFGKVTRGFCQRLKGKQGRFRGNLSGKRVDFSGRTVISPDPNLSIEQVAVPERVAKNLTYPERVHANNIQKLKACVRNGPTQYPGALQITKNQGEENEMKFLLKHMKPHILEKNADNLRIGDVVERHLEDNDIVLFNRQPSLHKLSIMSHYAKIRPWRTFRLNECVCSPYNADFDGDEMNLHVPQTEEARAEAINLMGVKNNLCTPKNGEPIIAATQDFITAAYLLSGKDRFYDRSNFTYICTQMLLGDTYLELPPPAILKPKALWTGKQIFNVMMRPNKESPVLVNLDAKNKVYNKGNLQPPDMDIDDSFLVVRNSEVICGRMDKSTVGEGKKNSVFYVILRDYGADYAAATMNRLAKLCARSLTLRGFSIGVGDVFPSQALTEHKLMLLEKATTVCDGFISQAENGTLEKAPGCDMKETLETKLSGTLSAVRQAAGSYCTENLSRNNAPLIMAKSGSKGSEINVAQMIACVGQQIIGGKRVADGFQNRTLPHFEKGDKRAAAKGFVKNSFYTGLHPTEFLFHAISGREGLVDTAVKTAETGYMSRRLMKSLEDLSTQYDDTVRTSEGGIVQFQYGADRLDPVDMEGDARPVNFDRTWNHSQTITWNNSERGLLPSEIQKLTKELLDRQRALYVRRDMLTGEVITGLTDEQIRTSTDRAAYMAVDEHDAAREYLNSVQSYITQRATKLARIRKSVGLDPGVLEDDLAMQAAVNRMNKGGSEMDIDLDDEARAKGQKHADLTAKVSEASLRKFIELCLEKYKKAQVEPGHAVGAVGAQSIGEPGTQMTLKTFHFAGVAGMSITQGVPRIKEIINASKTISTPVITCVLENTKDVSAARAVKHRIEKTYIKDILDYVDDVWLQDVAKIVLRLEKDGLENLEQIGITTTDIADAIVKAKKLKLKIEPEDLKVNKNVIEVLVHNTWQDATAARKAARQRAAALEKGLTVANPGDESAADFQLRVNFLKRMLPEVPIAGHPETTRAIINVDSKTSAHTVLVEGYGLRACMTTEGVVGTKCLTNSVMECRDVLGIEAARTTIAFEIQQVMGDMNIDPRHMELLADVMTYKGDILGITRFGLAKMRDSVLQLASFEKTPDHLFDAAAGMKTDRILGVSECIIMGQTMSIGTGSFQVVRRLGLYDWQLKPKPSMFDEIWKKTHSKLGRGRARPAVVAAAC, from the exons ATGGAGTCGGAAGTCGAGGCCGGCAGGGCCTCCGAGAACCGCAAGACCTTGGTGAAGGACCAGCTCCCAAAGCGCTTCAAGGCCCTCAAGTTCGGCATTCAATCCACCCAAGACATTCTTAATCAAGGTGTGCTCGAGGTCTCCGACAATCTGCTCTACGATGTCGAAAACAATCGAGCTCCCTTCAAGCATGGACCCCTCGATCCCCGCCTG GGAACCTCGAGCCCGAAACCCGATGCGAAATGCCACACCTGCCACCAAGATCTGATGGGCTGCCCTGGTCATTTTGGTCACGTCAAACTTCCACTCCCCGTCTTTCACATTGGCTATCTCAAATACATCCAGGCGACCCTGCAAAACATTTGCAAATCATGCTCCAGGATCCTCCTGACCAACGAGGAGCGCCGCCGGTTCCTCAGATCACTCCGCCGGGAACAGGACAACATGGCGCGTACGGCCGTACTCAAGCGCATCAACGAGCAGTGCCGGAAAGTGAGGAACTGCTACCACTGCGGTGACCTGCAGGGAACCATCCGAAAGCTGAGTTGCATGAAGCTTGTCCATGACAAGTTTGTGGCCTACAACAAGTCGACGGCCCAGAAGAAGGTGGCACCCGAAAGCAAGATCGAGTTTGATGCCTCCTTTGAGAGCGCCAAGGCTCATTTCGCAGAGCTTGGAAAGCACACCCGCCGTGCCATGGATGATATGCATCCCCTCAAGGTTCTCAACCTGTTCAAGGAGATCAACTCGGTCGATTGCGAGCTGTTGGGCCTAGATCCTGCCGAAGGACGACCCGAGATGTTTCTCTGGCGGTACCTCCCAGCCCCCCCCCTTTGTATCAGACCATCGGTCGCCCAGGAAAGCGCAAGCAACGAAGACGACATTACCACAAAGTTGGCCGAAATTGTCATCTATAGCGCACATTTGCGCGAAGCTATGCTAAAGGGTGCGCCGCTTCCTTCCCTCATGGAGCAGTGGGAATTCCTTCAGCTGCAGGTCGGCATGTACGTCAACAGTGATGTGCCTGGCCTCGTCCAGCAAGGCTTTGGCAAGGTTACTCGTGGCTTCTGCCAACGTCTCAAGGGAAAGCAGGGGCGCTTCCGTGGCAATCTCTCGGGCAAACGTGTTGACTTCAGTGGGCGTACTGTCATCTCCCCCGATCCGAATCTGAGCATTGAACAGGTGGCCGTCCCCGAACGTGTCGCCAAGAACCTCACATACCCCGAGCGCGTTCACGCGAACAACATTCAAAAACTCAAGGCTTGTGTGAGAAACGGCCCGACTCAATACCCTGGCGCGTTGCAAATCACTAAGAACCAAGGCGAAGAGAATGAGATGAAGTTTCTCTTGAAGCACATGAAGCCTCACATCCTTGAGAAGAATGCGGACAACCTCCGGATTGGAGATGTTGTAGAACGGCATCTCGAAGACAACGACATCGTCCTGTTCAATCGTCAACCCTCACTTCACAAACTGAGTATCATGAGCCATTACGCAAAGATCAGACCTTGGAGGACGTTCCGGCTGAACGAGTGTGTTTGCTCGCCATACAATGCCGATTTCGACGGTGATGAGATGAACCTTCACGTCCCACAGACAGAGGAGGCGAGAGCAGAGGCTATCAACCTGATGGGCGTCAAGAACAATTTGTGTACTCCCAAAAACGGCGAGCCCATCATTGCCGCCACCCAGGATTTTATTACCGCTGCTTATCTGTTGAGCGGCAAAGATAGGTTCTACGACAGAAGCAACTTTACCTACATTTGCACACAGATGCTTCTTGGCGATACCTATCTCGAGCTTCCGCCTCCTGCCATCCTCAAGCCCAAAGCTCTCTGGACTGGCAAGCAAATCTTCAACGTCATGATGCGGCCCAACAAGGAGTCGCCTGTCTTGGTCAACCTCGAtgccaagaacaaggtcTACAACAAAGGAAACCTCCAGCCTCCAGACATGGACATTGACGACTCGTTCCTTGTTGTTCGCAACTCCGAGGTTATCTGCGGCCGCATGGACAAGTCCACGGTTGGAGAGGGCAAAAAGAACTCTGTGTTCTATGTCATTCTGAGAGACTATGGAGCCGACTATGCTGCCGCCACGATGAACCGTCTGGCCAAGCTCTGTGCCAGATCTTTGACACTGCGCGGCTTCTCTatcggtgttggtgatgtgttTCCTTCGCAGGCATTGACTGAACACAAGCTCATGCTCCTCGAAAAAGCCACGACGGTGTGCGACGGATTTATTTCCCAAGCAGAAAACGGGACTCTTGAGAAGGCTCCAGGTTGCGACATGAAGGAGACTCTGGAGACCAAGCTTTCGGGAACCCTGAGCGCTGTCCGTCAAGCTGCCGGTAGCTACTGCACCGAGAATCTCAGCAGAAACAACGCACCTCTCATCATGGCCAAGTCTGGGTCCAAGGGTTCCGAAATCAACGTGGCCCAGATGATTGCCTGTGTCGGTCAACAGATTATCGGCGGCAAGCGTGTCGCTGATGGATTCCAGAACCGAACCTTGCCTCATTTCGAAAAGGGCGACAAGCGCGCGGCTGCCAAGGGCTTCGTCAAGAACAGTTTCTACACCGGTCTGCATCCTACCGAGTTCTTATTCCACGCCATTTCTGGCAGAGAAGGTTTGGTCGACACCGCTGTCAAGACGGCCGAGACGGGTTACATGTCCAGACGCTTGATGAAGTCGCTGGAAGATTTATCGACTCAGTACGATGACACGGTGCGCACCTCGGAAGGAGGCATTGTCCAGTTCCAGTACGGTGCAGACAGGCTCGACCCAGTGGACATGGAGGGAGATGCCCGGCCTGTCAACTTTGATCGGACCTGGAACCACTCCCAGACCATTACTTGGAACAACTCggagagggggttgctgCCGTCCGAGATACAGAAACTGACCAAGGAGTTACTGGACAGACAGCGGGCGCTCTATGTCCGACGTGACATGCTTACCGGCGAGGTCATCACTGGGCTTACCGATGAGCAGATCCGCACGAGCACGGACCGCGCAGCGTATATGGCTGTCGACGAGCACGACGCCGCGAGAGAGTACCTCAACAGTGTCCAGTCATACATCACACAGAGAGCCACCAAGCTGGCCAGGATTCGCAAGTCGGTCGGCCTCGATCCAGGCGTGTTAGAAGACGACCTTGCCATGCAGGCTGCAGTTAATAGGATGAACAAGGGTGGATCCGAGATGGATATCGATCTGGATGATGAGGCGCGCGCCAAGGGACAAAAGCACGCCGACCTCACGGCCAAGGTGTCGGAGGCCAGTCTTCGGAAATTCATCGAGCTATGCCTGGAGAAGTACAAGAAGGCACAGGTCGAGCCAGGTCACGCTGTAGGAGCCGTGGGCGCTCAGTCGATCGGTGAGCCTGGAACGCAAATGACGCTCAAGACGTTCCATTTCGCCGGTGTTGCCGGCATGAGTATCACCCAGGGTGTCCCGCGTATCAAGGAGATCATCAACGCCTCCAAGACGATCAGTACACCTGTCATCACTTGCGTCTTGGAGAATACTAAGGATGTCAGCGCGGCCCGGGCCGTCAAGCACAGGATTGAAAAGACTTACATCAAGGATATCCTTGACTATGTGGATGATGTGTGGCTGCAGGACGTCGCCAAAATTGTGCTCAGGCTTGAGAAGGATGGTCTTGAGAACCTGGAGCAGATTGGGATAACGACTACCGATATTGCCGACGCCAttgtcaaggccaagaagctcaagttGAAGATTGAGCCAGAAGACCTGAAGGTGAACAAGAATGTCATTGAGGTTCTCGTCCACAACACATGGCAGGATGCGACGGCGGCGAGAAAGGCGGCCAGGCAACGCGCTGCGGCTCTGGAAAAGGGGCTGACTGTCGCCAATCCAGGGGATGAGTCGGCAGCCGATTTCCAGTTGAGAGTCAACTTCCTCAAGCGCATGTTGCCGGAAGTGCCCATTGCCGGCCACCCCGAGACAACGAGAGCAATTATCAATGTCGACAGCAAGACTTCGGCGCATACAGTTCTGGTGGAAGGTTACGGACTGCGCGCTTGTATGACCACAGAAGGTGTGGTTGGCACCAAGTGCTTGACCAACTCGGTCATGGAATGTCGCGATGTACTGGGTATTGAGGCGGCCCGCACAACCATTGCCTTTGAAATTCAGCAAGTCATGGGCGACATGAACATCGACCCTCGTCACATGGAGCTTTTGGCCGATGTCATGACATACAAGGGTGACATTCTCGGCATCACGCGCTTCGGCCTTGCCAAAATGCGCGACAGTGTTCTCCAGCTGGCTTCTTTCGAGAAGACGCCAGACCATTTGTTTGATGCCGCTGCTGGTATGAAGACAGACCGGATCTTGGGCGTCAGTGAGTGCATCATCATGGGCCAGACCATGTCGATAGGGACAGGTTCGTTCCAGGTGGTCAGACGTCTTGGTCTCTATGACTGGCAGCTTAAGCCCAAGCCCTCTATGTTTGATGAGATATGGAAGAAGACGCACTCCAAGCTTGGCAGGGGCCGAGCCCGGCCGGCGGTGGTTGCGGCGGCTTGTTAA
- a CDS encoding hypothetical protein (EggNog:ENOG503NWEX; COG:I; COG:U): MPHRLIRPRRAVGRSLQRYPFFSNRRYIWKTASGFPEPNPGSPRHPGAMASTPAPNTAVEKKVEKSYLASAVDSINPWAGPRSATPTPKDPQPALAPSTTVDHTLNPFYGQSFKRYPPDCPPPNIQWFHAVDVPKRKPKFMITKAASDAKPAQPKKYVAFDPRDSRAVEAAYQARLQELEEERNAFTGNALARIGTKRPRAVSGEGEKDTDSSGSKTRVPVNEDFLFDVDIEERELAPIYWEGPVYEVRRGSWFYQEGSTLRPCEENLAAQLEEGYLKVKPWQYPKAPSNPSTKGLTPKGSSENLKIVDESQAKTSAKTAASVPQHQPQTYRLFGSYMNSVATYQDSNTAWLSSDGMLSWVTSTMYERFAGGGYMSGVKLVRGYTEAKKVKEKDEKRPVTPAGSKSTSNEKGDETPKALKRRSAPPTSVRPSLDEGADMEPDNPRNSLSRQLSNLMERAEDPEAEAEAIRVREEKEMMGDYNTNAGENQGRDIEHLVLVTHGIGQLLSRRMDSINFVHDVNILRKNLKNVYSVSADLRALNSEIGESGPGNCRVQVLPVVWRHRLDFPKRKPRRGEHDLAEAFDEEDEYPSLEDITIEGLAFARSLISDLALDVLLYQSAYREQIADIVVKESNHIYRTFKERNPEFKGKVHIVGHSLGSAIMFDILCRQKKRAPAASLPRNPLRIWPAASSEDRFEPKESRDLAFDFDVADFYCLGSPIGLFQMLKGRTISARNLPNAVPSESPLNPDYMEDPFLSAPAYSYASDQHLSPITGHPFSVSSPKVSQMFNIFHPSDPIAYRLEPLISQVMSTLKPQALPYTKKTIFGSVAPQGLTGLGAKVGQSVTGLWSSFSAGIASSLLNRSLGLTQEDVNNINASHHRERELSLSPVGSPGSGAWKEKQLGAAEGGGNSKMEDHVEKSEKTAERQMAIAAVTGGGKDGGALIDEELETLFSRFQKSRVERADGGGGEKGDGNGGDVLTKERWLEEERKAQRMRREEGKIRGLNRNGRVDYCIQESVLDFNPMNTIASHMSYWADEDVAHFVLSQLLQGERVRTPRV, translated from the exons ATGCCTCATCGCTTGATCCGGCCGAGGAGAGCTGTTGGGCGATCCTTACAACGCTACCCTTTCTTTTCAAACCGTCGATATATTTGGAAGACTGCGAGCGGCTTTCCCGAACCGAATCCTGGGTCACCCAGACATCCCGGAGCTATGGCTTCCACGCCGGCCCCAAATACTGCTgtcgagaagaaggttgAGAAGTCATATCTTGCTTCCGCCGTCGACTCGATCAATCCCTGGGCTGGACCTCGCAGTGCAACTCCCACGCCGAAAGATCCTCAGCCAGCCCTCGCCCCCTCCACTACCGTCGACCATACATTGAATCCCTTTTATGGCCAAAGCTTCAAACGATATCCACCAGACTGTCCCCCGCCTAATATACAGTGGTTCCATGCTGTTGAC GTGCCAAAACGCAAGCCTAAGTTTATGATCACCAAGGCCGCTTCCGATGCCAAACCTGCCCAGCCAAAGAAATACGTCGCCTTTGATCCCCGAGATTCGCGAGCCGTGGAGGCCGCATACCAGGCTAGACTacaggagctcgaggaggaacGGAACGCTTTCACCGGGAATGCGCTTGCTCGCATAGGGACTAAGCGCCCACGGGCTGTGTCTGGCGAGGGAGAAAAAGACACAGACAGTAGCGGATCCAAAACAAGAGTGCCCGTAAACGAAGACTTCTTGTTCGATGTGGATATTGAAGAGCGCGAACTTGCGCCCATTTACTGGGAGGGTCCCGTGTACGAGGTCCGGCGCGGAAGTTGGTTCTATCAAGAGGGCTCCACGCTCCGACCTTGTGAGGAGAATCTGGCTGCTCAACTTGAGGAGGGATATCTCAAGGTCAAGCCATGGCAATACCCGAAGGCACCCTCGAACCCGTCAACGAAGGGACTAACACCCAAGGGTTCCTCGGAGAACTTGAAGATTGTCGATGAATCCCAGGCCAAAACCAGCGCAAAGACTGCAGCCAGTGtaccccaacatcaaccgcAGACCTATCGGTTGTTCGGTAGTTATATGAACAGCGTGGCAACGTATCAGGATTCTAATACAGCGTGGTTGTCCTCTGATGGGATGTTGTCGTGGGTTACATCGACAATGTACGAAAGGTTTGCAGGTGGTGGATACATGAGTGGTGTGAAACTAGTGCGAGGGTACACTGAGGcgaagaaggtcaaggaaaAGGATGAGAAGCGGCCAGTGACACCAGCGGGATCAAAATCAACATCCAACGAGAAAGGCGATGAGACCCCAAAGGCCCTCAAGAGGCGATCTGCACCGCCCACGAGCGTGCGGCCCAGTCTGGATGAGGGTGCAGACATGGAGCCCGACAATCCTCGGAACTCTTTATCTCGCCAACTGTCCAATTTGATGGAGCGGGCAGAGGACCCAGAAGCTGAAGCCGAGGCTATCAGGGTGCgcgaagagaaggagatgatgggcGATTACAATACCAACGCTGGTGAGAACCAAGGCCGTGATATCGAGCATCTGGTGTTGGTGACACACGGCATCGGGCAGTTGCTATCTCGCAGGATGGACAGCATCAACTTTGTTCACGATGTGAATATTCTTCGCAAGAATCTCAAGAATGTGTACTCTGTATCCGCAGATTTACGGGCACTCAATTCTGAGATTGGGGAAAGCGGACCAGGTAACTGTCGAGTTCAGGTGCTGCCTGTGGTCTGGCGCCACCGTCTCGACTTTCCCAAGCGcaagccaagaagaggagaacACGATCTCGCCGAGGCatttgatgaggaggacgagtACCCGTCTCTGGAGGATATCACCATTGAAGGCCTCGCTTTCGCCCGTTCCCTTATTTCTgacctcgccctcgacgTGCTTCTCTACCAGAGCGCCTACCGGGAGCAAATCGCCGACATTGTTGTCAAGGAATCCAACCACATCTACAGGACCTTCAAGGAACGCAACCCAGAGTTCAAGGGCAAAGTCCACATTGTGGGGCATTCCCTCGGCTCAGCCATCATGTTTGACATTCTCTGCcgacaaaagaaaagggcaCCTGCCGCTTCGCTGCCGCGAAACCCTTTGAGAATCTGGCCTGCTGCCTCTTCAGAAGATAGATTCGAACCAAAGGAGAGCAGAGATCTGGCTTTCGACTTTGACGTGGCGGACTTTTATTGTCTAGGGTCACCGATCGGGTTGTTCCAGATGCTCAAGGGGAGGACAATTTCCGCTAGGAATCTGCCCAATGCTGTCCCGTCGGAGAGCCCGCTGAATCCGGATTACATGGAGGATCCCTTTTTGTCTGCACCGGCGTATTCGTATGCTAGCGATCAACACCTCTCTCCTATTACTGGCCACCCGTTCAGTGTCTCCTCTCCCAAAGTCTCTCAGATGTTCAACATTTTCCACCCGTCGGATCCGATCGCGTACCGACTTGAACCGTTGATATCCCAGGTCATGTCTACTCTCAAGCCGCAGGCATTGCCATATACAAAAAAGACCATCTTTGGGAGTGTAGCCCCTCAAGGGCTGACGGGCTTGGGGGCAAAGGTTGGGCAGAGCGTGACGGGGTTGTGGAGCAGTTTCTCTGCTGGGATCGCGAGTAGCTTGCTGAATCGGAGCTTGGGGCTGACGCAGGAGGATGTGAATAATATCAATGCTTCGCATCatcgggagagggagttgagTCTTAGTCCGGTTGGGTCGCCGGGTAGTGGTGCGTGGAAGGAGAAGCAGCTTggggcggcggagggggggggcaACAGTAAGATGGAGGATCATGTGGAAAAGAGCGAGAAGACGGCGGAGAGGCAGATGGCGATTGCGGCGGTTacggggggagggaaggatgGGGGGGCGTTGATTGATGAGGAGTTGGAGACGTTGTTTAGTCGGTTTCAGAAGAGTAGGGTTGAGAGggcggatggtggtgggggggagaagggggatgggaatgggggggatgTGCTGACGaaggagaggtggttggaggaagagaggaaggcgcagaggatgaggagggaggaggggaagattAGGGGGTTGAATAGGAATGGGAGGGTGGATTATTGTATTCAGGA GAGTGTGCTTGACTTTAACCCGATGAACACGATTGCGTCGCATATGAGTTATTGGGCGGATGAGGATGTGGCTCATTTTGTCCTTTCGCAGCTGTTgcagggggagagggtgaggacgCCGAGGGTGTGA